Genomic segment of Serinicoccus hydrothermalis:
CCCCCTGGTAGCCGAAGGAGTTCACCCAGTTGAGGACGCCGCCGGTGATCCAGCCACCCCCGCTGGACCGCCGGTCATCGAGCACGGCAGACGGTGGTCGGTGGTGCCGCGCGTGTCCGGTCCGGCGACCCCGGAGCAGCGCCACAGCTCCTCCCCGTCGTAGGGGCTGGCCGCCGGGTAGCCGAAGGCGTCGAAGGTCAGGCCGTAGTCCGTGGTCACCACGTCGCCGTTGGCGCTGTCGGTCGCGGTGCCCGAGCACACGTAGTTGGCGCCGCCGCAGGGCCACGGCACCGGTGCTGATGAGGGCCAGAGTGCGCTTTCCAGCAGGACGCACACGTCTACTCCTCGTGAGAGGGACGGACGCCGTCGCTGACGTGTTCCTTCGAACGTAGCCACGCTCCCGTGCGGTTGTCACCGCTGACAGGTCAGGTCTCCGTCAAGGATCGAGGGTCCGCGCGGCCCGCTCTGCGAAGACCCGCAGGGCCCGCTGCGCCATCGGGCCGGGCTGTCCCCCCAGGTCACGAGGGGTCAGCCCGGGCACGGCCAGCTCTTGACCGCTGGTCAGCAGCACCGGGTCGTGGACGTCCAGCCGGTGCAGCGCGGTGATGTCGCGGATGCTGCTCGAGAGCCAGATCTCGTCGGCCTCGCCCAGCACCGACAGCGGCAGCGCCTCCTCGACCACGTCGACGCCGTCCTCGCGCAACCACTCGACGACCAGCCCGCGGGTGACCCCGGCCAGCGGTCCCGAGCCGAGGCCGGGGGTGCGCACGGTGTCGCCGGTCACGACGAAGACGTTGGTGCCGGTCCCCTCGCACAGCATCCCCGCGGTGTTGGCGAGGATCGCCTCGGAGTGCCCGCGCGCCTTCGCCGCCGCGAGCGCGACGACGTTCTCCGCGTAGGACGTCGACTTCACCCCGGTGAGCGCCCCCCGCTCGTTGCGGACCCAGGGCACCACGAGCGCGGAGGTCGTCGCCGGGATGGGGTCCTGCTCGACCGCGGTGACGACATACGTCGCGGCTCCCGGGACCCGGTCGCTGCCCAGCGGCCCGAGCCCGGCGGTGACGGTGTAGCGCAGGCGGCCGAACGGCATACCTCCCTCGGCGAGGACCGCAGCGATGCCCTCCCCGACCCGGTCCCGGTCCAGCGGCTCCAGGCCGAGCGCCGCGAGCGACCGGTCCATGCGGTCGTGGTGCCGCGTGAGCGCGAAGACCTCCCCGTCGACCACCTTGCACGTCTCGAACACCCCGTCGCCGACGGTGATCCCGTGGTCCAGCGCCGGCACCGAGCCCTCCGGCCCGACGAGGGCGCCGTCGACCCACACCCGCACCGCGGAGAGTCCACCGGCAGCGGTCAGCGAGCTCGACGTGTCCATGGACGCAGCGTAAGGCGTGGCTATCGTGGGACCCGTGAGCACCTCCCTGTATGTCGCGTCCGCCGAGCCCCGGTCCGGCAAGTCGGCGGTGGCAGTCGGGCTGCTCGCCCAGCTGTGCGCCCTCGGCGGCCGGGTCGGCGTCTTCCGCCCCGTCGTGCAGGACCGGGAGCACGACCCGCTCCTGCACCTGCTGCACCCGCTCTCGACGTCGACGTCGGCCATCGAGGACGCCGTCGGGGTGACCTACGACGACCTGCACCACCAGCACGACGCGGCCATCGGCGACATCGTCGACCGGTTCCACCGGTATGCCGCCGAGCACGAGCGGGTGCTCGTCGTCGGCTCGGACTACACCGGGGTCACCGCCCCCACCGAGTTCTCCACCAACGCCGGCATCGCCGCCCACCTCGGCGCGCCCATGCTGCTCATCATCCCCGCCGCCGGCCGCAGCGTGGAGGACACCGCGACCGCCGCGGCCGTCACCGTGCAGGAGGCTCTGAGCCGGCACGCGGCGGTCGCGGGCGTGCTCGCCAACCGCGTCGACGACGACCTGGACGAGATGTCCGCGGCGGTCCGCGACGCGGTCGCCGAGCAGGTGGCCGGCGGCGGCAGCGACCCGGTCGTCCTCGCGATGCCCGCCGACCCGCTGCTCGCCGCCCCGACGGTCGGCGACCTCATGGCCGCGACCGACGGCATACTCCGGGCGGGTGACGAGACCCTGCTCGAGCGAGAGGCGACCGGGCTCATCATCGCCGGGATGACCATGCCCAACGTCCTGGACCGGCTGCGCGAGGGCAACGTGCTCATCTGCCCCGGCGACCGCGAGGACGTGCTGCTGGGCGCCATCCTCGCCCACCGGTCCTCGACCTTCCCCTCGCTCGGGGCCATCGTCCTCAACGGTGGGCTGCGCCCCAGCGAGCAGGTGTCTCGGCTCGTCGAGGGCCTCGCGGTGGAACTGCCGATCATCGGCTGCGAGGGCGGGACCATGCGCACGGCGATGACCATGGACGACGTCGTCGGCCGCATCACCCCCCGCTCGCAGCGCAAGATCGAGCACGCCCGGTCCCTGGCCCAGCAGCACGTCGACCTCACCCGGCTGCTCCCCGTCGAGGACGACACCGGTCGCCGGTCCGGCGTGGTGACCCCGCTCATGTTCGAGCACGAGATCATGGCCCGGGCGCGGGAGACGGGCGCGCACGTGGTGCTGCCCGAGGGCGGGGAGGACCGGATCCTGCGGGCGGCCGACACCGTGCTCGCCCGCGGGGTCGCCCGGCTCACGCTGCTCGGTGACGAGGCGCAGGTGCGTGAGCGGGGGGCGGCGCTGGGCCTGCGGCTCGACGCCGCCGAGGTCGTCGACCCGCTCACCAGCGACTGGCGCGAGGACTTCGCCCGGACGTATGCCGAGCTGCGGGCACATAAGGGCGTCACCCTCGAGCAGGCCCAGGACATCGTCACCGACCCGGCCTACTTCGGCACCCTCATGGTCAAGACCGGGCGGGCCGACGGCATGGTCTCCGGGTCGATCACCACGACCGCGCACACCATCAGGCCGGCGCTGGAGGTTATCCGCACCTCCCCCGGTGTCTCGGTCGTCAGCTCGGTGTTCTTCATGTGCCTGGCCGACAAGGTCCTCGTCTACGGCGACTGCGCCATCAACCCCGACCCGGACGCCGAGCAGCTCGCCGACATCGCGATCTCCTCGGCCGCGACGGCCGCCCAGTTCGGCGTCGAGCCGCGGGTGGCGATGCTGTCCTACAGCACCGGCGGCTCGGGCAGCGGGGCCGACGTCGACAAGGTGCGCACGGCGACCGGCCTCGTGCGCGAGCGGGAGCCCTCGCTCCTGGTCGAGGGGCCGATCCAGTACGACGCCGCCGTCGACCCCTCCGTCGCGGCCACCAAGCTCAAGGACTCCCCCGTCGCCGGACAGGCCACCGTGCTCGTCTTCCCCGACCTCAACACCGGCAACAACACCTACAAAGCGGTGCAGCGCAGCGCCTCCGCGGTGGCGGTCGGACCGGTGCTGCAGGGGCTCAACGCCCCGGTCAACGACCTGTCCCGAGGCGCGACGGTCCGCGACATCATCAACACCGTCGCCATCACGGGGATCCAGGCGGGGGCGGGCCGATGAGCGCGCACCAGGGCGCTGGGGCGGGCGGCCGGAGCGGCGCGGGGCGCGGCGCTGGGAGCGGCGCCGCGGGAGGCGACCCGGTCGTGCTCGTCGTCAACGCCGGCTCCTCGTCGGTGAAGTACGAGCTGCTCGACCCGCACACCGGGGCCTCGCAGGCCAAGGGGCTGGTGGAGCGCATCGGCCTGAGCGACGGGGTGGCGCGCCACACCGTGGGCGGGAGGACCCACGAGCAGGTCCTCGACGTGCCCGACCACGCGGCGGCGCTGCAGCTGGCGACCCGCGCCTTCCAGGAGCACGGCCCCACCCTCGCCGACGTCGACCTGCTCGTCGTGGGGCACCGGGTCGTGCACGGCGGCGCGGAGTTCGCCGACCCCACGCTCATCACCCCGGAGGTCATCGCGACCGTCGAGCGCCTCGTGCCGCTCGCACCGCTGCACAACCCCGGCAACCTCGCGGGTATCGCCGCCACGCAGGAGGCGTTCCCCGATGTGCCCCAGGTCGCGGTCTTCGACACCGCCTTCCACCAGGGCATGCCGGAGGCCGCCGCGACCTACGCCGTGCCCCGGCAGTGGCGCGAGGAGCACCGGGTGCGGCGCTACGGCTTCCACGGCACCTCCCACGCCTACGTCTCCCGACGGGCCGCCGACCTCCTGGGCCGTCCGCTGGAGGAGGTGCGCAGCATCGTGCTGCACCTGGGCAACGGGGCCAGCGCCGCTGCGGTCGACGGCGGCCACAGCGTCGACACCTCGATGGGCATGACCCCGCTGGAAGGGCTGGTCATGGGCACCCGTCCGGGTGACCTCGACCCCGGGGTCGCCGGGCACCTGGGCCGGGTGGCCGGGCTGTCGACCGAGGAGGTCGAGCGTGCGCTGGCCAAGGAGTCCGGGCTGCTCGGGCTCACCGGCTCGGCGGACTTCCGGCAGGTCATGGCGCGGCGGGCGGACGGGGACCCGGCGGCGGTGCTGGCCTTCGAGGTGGTCGTGCACCGGCTGCTGCGCTACGTCGGCGCCTTCGCCGCGGTGCTCGGCGGGCTCGACGCGCTGGTCTTCACCGCGGGGGTGGGCGAGAACAACGTCGAGCTCCGCGCGGCCGTCCTGCAGCGACTGGCCGGGTTCGGTGTGCTCCTCGACGCACCCGCCAACGCCGCTGCCGACGGCGAAACCCTCATCACCACCGCGGACAGCCGGGTCGCGGGCTACGTCATACCGACGGCGGAGGAGTGGGAGATCGCCCGGCAGGCCGCCGCCCTCGTCTCGTGACGCCAACCCCACCGGACGCCCACTCTGGCGGCCGGCCCCCGCCAGACTGGACGCTCGGTCGCTCGGACGCGGCGCCAGACCGGACGCTCGGTGGGGGCGGTCAGCTGACGCGGCGGGCCGGCGCGCTCGGCGTGGCGGTGAGGAGGTGGGGGGCCTCCAGTCCCTCCGCGGCGAAGACCTCGGCGACGGCGGTCGCGACCTCCTCCTCCCGCCCGCGGGGCACCAGCGCGATCGCGGACCCGCCGAAGCCGCCGCCGGTCATCCGCGCGCCCAGGGCGCCTGCCGCCTCCGCCGTCTCGACGGCCAGGTCGAGCTCGTGGCAGGAGACCTCGTAGTCGTCGCGCAGCGAGGCGTGCGAGGCGCTCATGAGCCGCCCCACCTCGTCCGCCTCCCGCTCGGCCAGCGCGGCCACGAGGTCCAGGACCCGGGTGTTCTCGGTGAGCACGTGCCGCACCCGCCGCACCGTCTCGGCGGCGTCGCCCAGCCGGGCCAGCACCTCGTCGACGTCCTCCCCGTCGACCTCCCGCAGGCTCGCCACCCCGAGCACCGAGCAGGCGCGCTCGCAGGCCGCGCGGCGGGAGGCATACTGCCCGTCCGCCAGGCTGTGGTGCGCCCGGGTGTCGATGACGAGGATCTCGTGCTCGGGCAGCGTCCAGGCGACGGGTGTGAGCCTGAAGTCACGGCAGTCGATGAGCAGCGCGTGCTCGTCCACGGCCCGCAGCGAGACGCTCTGGTCCATCCCGCCCGTCGCCGCCCCGGCGACCTCGTTCTCCGCCCGCACGCAGGCCGCGGCGAGCGCCGCCCGGTCCAGGCCGGCGAGCTCCGGCACGAGGTCGTGCAGCGCCAGCGCCACCGAGCAGGACAGCGCCGCCGAGGAGGACAGGCCCGCACCCAGCGGCACGTGCCCGTCCACCAGGACGTCCGCGCCGAGCGCGTCCGGCCCCACTTGCTCGCCCAGGACCGCGGCGACCCCGGCGACGTAGGATCCCCAGCCCCCCGGCTGCTGCGGGCCGACCTCGGCCACGGACCCCTCCCACGCCTGGCCCGAGGCCTGCCGGGAGGCGATCCGCAGCCGGCCGTCGTCGCGCCGCCGCACCGCGACATACGTGCGGTGGGCCAGAGCGAAGGGCAGGCACCAGCCGCCGTTGTAGTCGGTGTGCTCCCCGATGAGGTTGACCCGGCCCGGTGCAGCCCAGACCCCGTCCGGCACCCCACCGAGCTCGGCCCCGAAGGCCTCCACCAGAGCGCGCGCCACCTGCGTGTCCTCGGCCGGCAGCGACCAGATCGGCTGGCTCATGCGTCTGGCTCCTCAGGGGGTTCGGTCGGGTGCGGACGACCCCGACTCAGATGCCCAGGCGGTCGAGGAAGTCGTTGCGCAGCGCGCCCCGCGGGTCGAGCCGCTGCCGGAGCAAGGCTAGTCGCCCCACCTCGGGGTAGGCCTCCCCGACCCGCCGCGCGAGCGCCGCCTCGTCGAAGAGCTTGCCCCAGTGCGGGCGCGCACCCAGCGGCGTCAGCCCCTCCTCGATCCGCGGGAGGAGCGCCTCGACCGCCGCCTGGTCCGGCGCCCACGTGAAGTGGAAGGCCACGCAGTCCTCCTGCGCCAGCGAGAGCCACTGCGCCCCGGCCGACACGGTCCGCATCTCGCACGCCTTCGTCAGCGGCCCGAGCGAGCCCGCCATCCCCCGGAGCCAGTCGATCGCCTCCCCCGCACGGCGACGCGGCAGCAGCCACTCGGACTGCACCTCGGCCCCGTTGGAGGGGGTGAAGTCGAGCCGGAAGTGCGGCAACCGGTCCAGCCACGGCCCGGGTATGCCCTCCTGCCGGGTGCAGCGCTCGCCGGGCACGTCGCGCTGCATGTGCCGCTGCCCGTCCGCCGGCCGCAGCCCCAGCGCGGCCGGGTCGCCGCCGGGGCGGTCGGTACGCTGCTTGACCCAGACCTGGTGCGGCGCCTCGGCGTCGCGCCAGTCGGTGAAGACCGACACGCTCGTGCCCAGGCCGGTCACGGCGTCGACGTCCTGCGCCACGGTGTCCCAGGTCAGCCCCTCGTAGACGGTCTGGGCCACGTCGTAGGTCGGCTCCACGTCCAGCTCCAGCGCGACCACGGCCCCGAGCGTGCCCAGCGAGACCACGGCGCCGCCGAAGTCGTCCTCGCCCCGCTCCAGCCGCACCCGCTCGCCGGTGGTCGTCACGAGCTCCACCGCCGCGACCCCTTCCGCCAGCGACGATATGCCGTCGCCCGAGCCGTGCGTGTCGGTCGCCACCGCCCCCGCGACCGTGATGTGCGGCAGCGAGGCCATCGCGTGCAGGCCCTGGCCCAGCTCCTGCAGCCGCCGGGCGACCGCGCCGTAGACGGCGCCCCCCTCGACCCGCGCCAGGCCCCGCTCCCCGTCGACGCTGACGTCCACGGGCAGCCGGCCCAGCCCGACCATCGTCCCGGTGGTGTCCGCGATCCGGTTGAAGGAGTGCCGCGACCCCAGCACGCGCACCGCCTCGGCGGAGGCCATCACCTCGGCGAGCTCGTCGAGGCTGCCCGGCTCGACCAGGTCGGTCGCCGAGTAGGCGAGGTTCTTGGCCCAGGTGGTCCCGACGGCGCTCATGCCGTCATCGTAGGCGCGCGTCAGCCCCGCGGCCCGACCGCGACGGCCCGCCAGACCTGGCCGTGCTCGGGGTTCATCGGCTGCACCGGCAGCCCCGTCTCGGCGAGGACGCGCCCAGGCAGGGCGATCCCGTCGACCGCCCACGGCACCACGCCGCGCCCCGCGGTGAGTGGCTCCGCCCCCGGCCGCTCGAGCGTGACCCGGTAGCGCAGCGCCGGGTCCAGCCCGGGCAGCCGCACCCGGCCGGGTCCGGTGGTGACCGGCCGCCGCAGCGAGGCGACCTGGTAGAGCGCCTCGGACCGGTCCTGCGCGACGGTCCCGTGCACCCAGGTCGCGTCGTCGTGGTGGTCCCCGTTGACGACGCGGCCGGTGTGCAGCAGCTCCCGGTGCACCTTGTGGAAGGCCACCCAGTCGCCCAGCTCGGCGAGCTCCTCCTCGGAGCAGGTGGCGAGGTCCCACTCGATCCCGAGGTGCCCCCACAGCGCCGTCCCCGCACGGAAGTCGAGGTCGTGCCGGCGGCCGGTGGTGTGCGACTCCCCCGAGGCGATGTGCGTGCCGACCAGCTCGGGCGGCACGAGCAGCATCGTGCCGCGCTGGATCTGCTGCCGCTCCAGCGGGTCGATGCAGTCCGAGGCCCAGACCCGGACCGTGCGCTCCAGCACCCCGAGGTCGACGCGTCCGCCCCCGGCCGAGCACGACTCGATCTCCAGGCCGGGGTGGGCGGCCAGCAGCTCGTCCATGAGCCGGTAGACCGCCAGCGTGTGCGCCCGGACGCCGGGCTCGCCGCCCGGTGTGTGCCCGGCGTCGTTGAGGTAACGGTTGTGGTCCCACTTGAGGTAGGCGATGTCGTAGCGGTCGAGCAGGGCGAGCAGCTGGTCCCGCACGTGGGCGTATGCCCCTTCGTGGCCGAGGTCGAGCACGTGCTGCTGGCGCGACTCGAGGCCGCGGCGCCCCCCGGCGGAGAAGATCCACTCCGGGTGCGTCCGGGCCAGGTCGGAGTCCAGGCTCACCATCTCCGGCTCCACCCAGAGACCGAACTCCATCCCCGCGGCGTGGACGTGCTCGATCAGCGGCTCGAGCCCGTCCGGCCAGACGTCCTCGGAGACCACCCAGTCCCCCAGGCTGGTCGTGTCGTCCCGCCGCCCGCCGAACCACCCGTCGTCGAGCACGAAGCGCTCGGCCCCGACGCGGGCGCCCCGGTCCACCAGGTCCGTCAGCCGCCCCAGGTCGTGGTCGAAGTAGGTCGCCTCCCAGTTGTTGAGCGTCACCGGCCGCGGCCGGGTCGGGTGCTGGGGACGGCTGCGCAGCCACGCGTGGAAGCGGCCGGCGACCTCGTCCAGCCCGGTGGCGTGCGCGGCATACGTCCAGGGCGTCGTCATGCTCTCCCCCGCAGCCAGCCGCAGCTCGCCGTGCTCCAGCCGCTCCCCCGAGCCCAGGACGCGCGAGCCGTTGAAGAGGCGCTCGGCATACGTCGTCTGGTTGCCGCTCCAGCCCAGGTGGACCGCCCACACCTGGCCGTGGCCGAAGCCGAAGCCCGGCTCGCCCGCGCAGAGCAGGTGCACGGCGTCCAGCCCGGTCCGCCCGGTGCGCACCTCGCGGCTGTGCAGGCCGATGTCGAAGGGCTGGCGCTGCGGGACGCGCTCCATCGTGTGCCGCCCGGCGAAGTCGAGCAGCTCGGTGGCGCGCTCGGGCACGGGCAGCGCCGTGCGGACCGCGCCCACGTCGTAGGGCTCCTCGCCGCTGTTGGTCAGCGTGGTGCGGGTGCGCAGCAGACCGCCCGGGTGCAGCTCGATCTCCACCTCGACGGCGAGGTATGCCGTCGCATCGGTCGCGCGCACGACCACCCGCCGCGTGCCGTCGCGCTCCGTGGTCACCGTCGCCGGGTCGTCCCCGCTGGTGCGGAACGCCGGCGACCAGTCCCGTCCTGACCGGGAGCCCTCCACCCCCGGCCGGCCGAGCCACCCGCGGGCGTGCTCGGGCAGCATGCTCACCTGGTCGGCGCTGTCGAACGGGGTGTCACCTGGCGCGACCCGGCTCGCGACCACGAGCTCCTGCAGGTCCTGCTCCCCCAGCTCCCCCAGGTCCGCGCCCCAGTGGCGCACCACGGGCAGCAGGTCGTCGGCGAGGTCCAGGACGAGGGAGGTCCCTGCGGAGCGCAGGTGCAGCAGCTGGGTCACCCCACCACCCCACTGCACCGGCCGGTCCGATGTCCAGTCGGGGTGCGGACCGCCTTCGGCCGGACCCACGCACCGGCGCACCATTGCGCGTCTTAAACGATTTAGATACAGTGTTGGCACCCTACGGACGGAGCGAGCAATGACGCACTCGGCCCCCCGCACCAGGACCGCCCTCTGGGTGGGCGCCCTCGGAGCGAGCCTGACACTGGTCGGTCCCCCGGCCCTGGCCGCCGACACCACCGGGACTCCACCCTCCGACTCCGGTGGGTGCGCCGCGCCGGAGGTCGTCGGCCACCGGGGCTCGGGCGGCACCAGCCCGGAGAACACCGTCGCCAGCATCCGCGACGCCCGCCGCAGCCACGCCGCCTCGATCGAGATCGACGTGCAGCTGTCCGCCGACGGCACCCCCTTCATCTTCCACGACGCCACCGGGACCCGGACGACGGACGTCGGCGAGGTCTACCCCGACCGTGCGAGCTCCCCGATCGTCGACTTCACCTGGGCCGAGCTGCAGCAGCTGGACGCGGGCAGCTACTTCTCGCCGCGCTACGCGGGCGAGGGCATACCGCACCTCGACGACGCCGCGAGGGCGCTCGGGGGCGGCCGGACGACGCTCAACATCGAGATCAAGAGCCCGGAGGACTCCCCCGGCGTCGAGGCGGTGCTCGCCGAGGCACTCACGCAGGACCGCCGCTGGCAGCGCCTCGTCGCCCGGGACCGGGTCGTCGTGAGCTCCTTCGACGAGGCGTCGCTGACCGCCTTCCACGAGCTGGCGCCCCAGATCCCGGTCCTGCAGATCGGCGACATCCCGGCCGACGACGCCACCCTGGACCGGTGGGCAGGCTTCGCCGACGGCGTGGTGACCAACTACCGCATCCTCGACCCCGCCGACATCGACCGGGTCCGCGCCCGCGACCTGGAGCTCGGCCTCTACACGCTGAACTCGCCGGAGGCCGTCGACGCGGCCGCCGACCTGTGCGTCGACGAGGTCATCACCGACTTCCCCACCGAGATGGTCCGGCTGCTGCGCGGGCGCGACCCGCTCCCGCGCGCGAACGGCATCGAGGTCAGCGAGGTCGTGGCGAACCCCGACGGCGACGACCTCCAGCCCGAGACCGGCGAGCACGTCGTCCTCACCAACACCTCCCGGCGCACCATCGACGTGAGCGGCTACCAGCTGCAGGACGCCGTCATCAACCGGCTCGTGGTCGGCGAGGGCTACACCCTGGCGCCCGGCGCCGAGCTGCGCGTCTACACCGGTCCCGGCACGGACACGCCGGACCGGTTCTACAACGACCTGGGCCGCAACGTCCTCAACAACACCGGTGACTCGGTGGCCGTGCTCGCCCCCCGGCTCCGCCTGCTGGACCTGTATGCCTACTGATCTCCGGGCCGGCCGGTGAGCTGGCCCCTGCTCGTGGCCGCGGTGGCCTTCGCCCTCGTCAACGGCGCCAACACCGGCGCCACGCTGCTGTCGGTCACGCACACCCTGGACTCCGTCGGGCACCTGCTGGCGCTGCTGCTCCTCGCCCTGGGCGTCATGGCCGGCCCGTGGCTCTTCGGCACCGCGGTGGCCGCGCGCTTCGCCCAGAAGCTCCTGCCCGGGGGCGGCGGCGAGCGCTCGGAGCTGAGCATGCTGGTGGCTGTCGTCACCACGCTGGTGGTCGTCCTGGCGCTGACCAGGATGAGCGTGCCCACCGGACTCACCCTCGCCTTCGTCGGCTCGCTGGCCGGCGTCGGCGCCGCCTCGGGCGCCGGCGTGCCCTGGGGCTCGGTCCTCGTCGTCCTCGGGACCATGGCCCTGGCGCCGGTGCTCGGTGCCCTCATCGCCGCAGCGGTCGTCGCGGGACTCGCGCGGCGGCTGCACTCGCGCCACGTCAGCCGCAGCCTGGGGCGGGTGCACGCCGTCTGCTTCCCGGCCCTGGCCCTGGGCTACGGCGCCAGCGACGGGCAGAAGATGCTCGCCATCGCGGCCGTGGCCCTGGGGCTGAGCAGCAGCGCCGGCGGCGACGCCGTCCCCGCACCGGCACCGCTGCTCGTGGCGACCGGAGTGCTCTTCGCCCTGGGCAGCGCGATCGGGCACCGCCGCATGTCGCGGCGGCTGGGTCGCGGGCTGCTCCCGGTGCGGCCCCTGTATGCCGTCACCTCGGAGATCGCCACCACCGGCGCCCTGCTCGGGTCGGCCGGCGTGGGGGCGCCGGCGGGGGTCGCCCAGACCCTCACCGGCTCTCTCGTCGGCGCCGGGGCGAGCCAGGGCCTGGGGCGGGTGCGCTGGCCGCAGGTCTCCGCGATCGCCGTGGCCTGGCTGGTGACCCTGCCCACCACCTTCGGGCTGTCCGCCGCCGTCACCGGTGGCCTGCGGGTCGGAGGTGTCTGGTGAGGCTGTCCCGGGTCCTCAACCGCCGGCCGGACCGGGCGCTGGTCGACCTCCTGGTGGCCCAGGTGGGCAGCGCCATCGCCGGGGTGCAGGTGGCGCGGCAGGCCGTGACCCAGAAGCTGACCCCGGAGCAGGCGCGACCGCTCATGGCCGAGGTGGAGCACGAGGGCGACCGGCGTCGGTCGGCCACGGTGACCAGGCTGGCCAACGCCTTCGCGAACCCGATCGACCGCGAGGACCTCTT
This window contains:
- a CDS encoding inorganic phosphate transporter yields the protein MSWPLLVAAVAFALVNGANTGATLLSVTHTLDSVGHLLALLLLALGVMAGPWLFGTAVAARFAQKLLPGGGGERSELSMLVAVVTTLVVVLALTRMSVPTGLTLAFVGSLAGVGAASGAGVPWGSVLVVLGTMALAPVLGALIAAAVVAGLARRLHSRHVSRSLGRVHAVCFPALALGYGASDGQKMLAIAAVALGLSSSAGGDAVPAPAPLLVATGVLFALGSAIGHRRMSRRLGRGLLPVRPLYAVTSEIATTGALLGSAGVGAPAGVAQTLTGSLVGAGASQGLGRVRWPQVSAIAVAWLVTLPTTFGLSAAVTGGLRVGGVW